The window CTACAGAAAATAACATGCTCATGTTTTGAAGGAAGTTGCTTCTCCACATCCCTTTTTAAGCGCCGTAGAAGAAAAGGACGGAGGACATTATGTAAGCGATCAATAActtctttgttgattttttcttgtcCCTCAACCATCCCTGCTATCGGGTTACAGAACCAATCTTTGAATTCCTGGTGAGACTGAAAGACATGTGGCATCAG is drawn from Camelina sativa cultivar DH55 unplaced genomic scaffold, Cs unpScaffold24559, whole genome shotgun sequence and contains these coding sequences:
- the LOC109132122 gene encoding protein PHOTOPERIOD-INDEPENDENT EARLY FLOWERING 1-like, giving the protein LQNDLMELWSLMHFLMPHVFQSHQEFKDWFCNPIAGMVEGQEKINKEVIDRLHNVLRPFLLRRLKRDVEKQLPSKHEHVIF